Proteins from one Coturnix japonica isolate 7356 chromosome 5, Coturnix japonica 2.1, whole genome shotgun sequence genomic window:
- the ISCA2 gene encoding iron-sulfur cluster assembly 2 homolog, mitochondrial isoform X2 has translation MAALRRCVWLAWASRVSWCYAPSRRGQAPLGPPACALGRSLRWASSSSQPGPTESDCSEGQVYLSESCVKRLLEIAEGSEFLRLQVEGGGCSGFQYKFSLDTVINPDDRVFEQGGARVVVDVDSLAFVKGSMVDFSQELIRSSFQVVSNPQAEKGCSCGTSFSVKF, from the exons ATGGCGGCGCTGAGGCGCTGTGTGTGGTTGGCGTGGGCCAGTCGGGTCAG TTGGTGTTACGCTCCGTCGCGCCGAGGACAAGCGCCGCTCGGTCCCCCAGCCTGCGCTCTGGGCCGCTCGCTGCGATGGGCGTCGTCCTCCTCCCAGCCGGGCCCGACGGAGAGCGATTGTAGTGAGGGACAGGTCTACCTCAGCGAGAGCTGCGTCAAG aGGCTGCTGGAGATTGCAGAAGGATCAGAGTTTCTCAGGCTGCAGGTGGAAGGAGGTGGTTGCTCTGGGTTCCAGTACAAGTTTTCTTTGGACACAGTTATCAATCCCGATGACAG ggtGTTTGAACAAGGTGGTGCCCGTGTAGTTGTGGATGTGGACAGCCTGGCCTTTGTGAAAGGTTCCATGGTAGACTTCAGCCAGGAGCTGATTCGCAGCTCATTCCAGGTGGTGAGCAATCCCCAGGCAGAGAAGGGATGCTCCTGTGGGACTTCTTTCTCTGTCAAATTCTGA
- the ISCA2 gene encoding iron-sulfur cluster assembly 2 homolog, mitochondrial isoform X1 yields the protein MAALRRCVWLAWASRVSSWCYAPSRRGQAPLGPPACALGRSLRWASSSSQPGPTESDCSEGQVYLSESCVKRLLEIAEGSEFLRLQVEGGGCSGFQYKFSLDTVINPDDRVFEQGGARVVVDVDSLAFVKGSMVDFSQELIRSSFQVVSNPQAEKGCSCGTSFSVKF from the exons ATGGCGGCGCTGAGGCGCTGTGTGTGGTTGGCGTGGGCCAGTCGGGTCAG CAGTTGGTGTTACGCTCCGTCGCGCCGAGGACAAGCGCCGCTCGGTCCCCCAGCCTGCGCTCTGGGCCGCTCGCTGCGATGGGCGTCGTCCTCCTCCCAGCCGGGCCCGACGGAGAGCGATTGTAGTGAGGGACAGGTCTACCTCAGCGAGAGCTGCGTCAAG aGGCTGCTGGAGATTGCAGAAGGATCAGAGTTTCTCAGGCTGCAGGTGGAAGGAGGTGGTTGCTCTGGGTTCCAGTACAAGTTTTCTTTGGACACAGTTATCAATCCCGATGACAG ggtGTTTGAACAAGGTGGTGCCCGTGTAGTTGTGGATGTGGACAGCCTGGCCTTTGTGAAAGGTTCCATGGTAGACTTCAGCCAGGAGCTGATTCGCAGCTCATTCCAGGTGGTGAGCAATCCCCAGGCAGAGAAGGGATGCTCCTGTGGGACTTCTTTCTCTGTCAAATTCTGA